The Pseudomonas extremaustralis genome contains a region encoding:
- a CDS encoding FAD-dependent oxidoreductase has translation MRAPTIAIIGSGPSGCYIAQALRREWQDAEITLIERLPVPYGLVRYGVAPDHPGTKAVTRQFERMFERENIQFLGNVHVGSELPLADLRAAYDIVVVATGLYGDRKLGVPGDGLNHIYGAGQITRFLNDHPDEEGFSPSFGTRPIIVGNGNVAIDVLRLLVKKGQEFHGSDLSHEALAHLASSPIEHIDVVGRSAAAFAKFDTVMIKELAKLAHVQFEFNDELGLESIDDPLARAKVEALLALTQSGGESGAIKRSVTFHFGWTPVRVAGVDHVAGLVLQDTQNPGRQHSIPATSIITAIGFEERPGLDLCRADLSRAGADLSNGFLDDGLYCTGWFRRGPTGTIPDNRADARHVAEHIVKAVTTGALALGKPGYGAIANAINRPTVCYEDWTRIDMAELKNAPVDRARRKFRNKVAMLGAAQSHPAGEHNK, from the coding sequence ATGCGTGCACCCACCATCGCGATAATCGGCTCGGGCCCATCGGGCTGCTACATCGCTCAAGCGCTTCGACGTGAATGGCAGGACGCCGAGATCACGCTGATTGAAAGACTGCCCGTTCCATACGGCCTGGTCCGATACGGCGTTGCGCCTGACCATCCAGGCACGAAGGCCGTGACCCGGCAATTTGAACGAATGTTCGAACGCGAGAACATCCAGTTCCTGGGTAACGTTCATGTCGGCAGCGAACTGCCACTCGCCGATCTGCGTGCGGCCTACGACATCGTGGTGGTTGCAACGGGCCTGTATGGGGATCGCAAACTTGGCGTGCCGGGGGATGGGCTCAATCACATCTACGGCGCCGGGCAGATAACCCGTTTCCTCAACGATCACCCGGACGAAGAAGGGTTTTCTCCAAGCTTTGGCACGCGTCCGATCATCGTGGGCAATGGCAACGTCGCCATCGATGTGTTGCGACTGCTGGTCAAAAAGGGCCAAGAGTTTCATGGCTCGGACTTATCCCACGAAGCACTGGCTCATCTGGCAAGCAGCCCGATAGAACACATCGACGTCGTCGGTCGATCTGCGGCCGCATTCGCCAAATTCGACACGGTGATGATCAAGGAACTCGCCAAACTTGCCCATGTGCAATTCGAGTTCAACGACGAACTCGGTCTCGAATCGATCGATGACCCGCTGGCCAGAGCAAAGGTGGAAGCGCTGCTCGCACTGACTCAATCGGGTGGCGAGTCTGGCGCAATCAAACGTTCGGTCACCTTCCACTTTGGATGGACGCCCGTTCGCGTCGCCGGGGTCGACCACGTTGCAGGCCTGGTGCTTCAAGACACGCAAAACCCCGGGCGCCAGCACAGTATTCCTGCGACGAGCATTATCACGGCGATTGGATTCGAAGAGCGCCCAGGACTCGATCTGTGCCGCGCCGACCTGTCACGCGCAGGCGCCGATTTATCCAACGGTTTTCTGGACGACGGACTGTATTGCACGGGCTGGTTCCGTCGAGGGCCCACCGGCACGATCCCGGACAATCGAGCGGATGCCAGGCATGTGGCCGAGCACATCGTGAAGGCCGTGACGACAGGCGCCCTGGCGCTGGGGAAACCCGGTTATGGCGCGATCGCAAACGCCATCAACCGCCCGACCGTTTGCTACGAAGACTGGACGCGCATCGATATGGCCGAACTCAAAAATGCCCCCGTTGACCGTGCACGCCGAAAATTCCGCAACAAAGTGGCCATGTTGGGCGCCGCCCAGTCCCATCCAGCAGGAGAACACAACAAATGA
- a CDS encoding cytochrome P450 — MSSSLPTTLEAAPYLDVANPSFSMRSKEVLDAREKSWFARTPYGIAVLRYDEVNALIRDQRLRQGSYAWPAHNKATGSFADWWIRMLLSREGADHSRLRRLANPAFAPKLVRKLTPVFQEMANEIIDGFSKKGTCEFVADFSEPYATQVICVLLGLPRSEWRGLAQLAVDMGLALGVTFKQDEEKINAATDKLFGYAAMAVEALKKNGLGDDFLSLLVKANAEDKAALSDQELYDMIVLAIFGGIDTTRNQIALAMDMFVQHPDQWKLLGDDPELARAAVEEVMRVRPTVTWVTREALEDFNYQGLDIKKGTTVHLFSQAAGTDPSVFENPGFDITAKRQAHFGFGAGAHHCIGHFIARGDMTEALALLAQRIKNPRFNGEVQWLPDSGNTGPIAMPMAFDPEV; from the coding sequence ATGTCTTCCAGTCTCCCCACTACGCTCGAAGCTGCGCCCTACCTGGACGTGGCCAACCCTTCCTTTTCCATGCGCTCGAAGGAAGTGCTCGATGCGCGAGAAAAAAGCTGGTTCGCACGCACACCCTATGGCATCGCCGTTCTTCGTTACGACGAAGTCAACGCACTGATTCGGGATCAACGACTGCGTCAAGGAAGCTACGCATGGCCTGCTCACAACAAGGCGACAGGCAGCTTTGCCGACTGGTGGATTCGGATGCTGCTCAGTCGCGAAGGCGCCGATCACTCGCGCCTTCGCCGCCTTGCGAACCCGGCTTTTGCGCCAAAGCTCGTGAGAAAACTCACCCCTGTCTTTCAGGAAATGGCTAACGAAATCATTGATGGTTTCTCGAAGAAAGGTACCTGCGAATTCGTCGCGGACTTTTCCGAGCCCTATGCCACTCAAGTCATCTGCGTCCTGCTCGGCTTACCCCGCAGTGAGTGGCGAGGCTTGGCTCAGTTGGCGGTGGACATGGGCCTGGCACTGGGCGTGACGTTCAAGCAGGACGAAGAAAAGATCAACGCAGCGACCGACAAACTGTTCGGTTATGCCGCCATGGCGGTCGAAGCCCTGAAAAAGAACGGCCTGGGTGATGACTTCCTCAGCCTGCTGGTTAAAGCCAACGCAGAAGACAAAGCCGCGCTTAGCGATCAAGAACTGTACGACATGATCGTTCTCGCCATTTTCGGCGGCATCGACACCACCCGTAACCAGATCGCCTTGGCCATGGACATGTTCGTCCAGCACCCCGATCAGTGGAAATTGCTGGGCGACGATCCCGAACTGGCACGAGCGGCGGTGGAAGAAGTCATGCGTGTGCGCCCGACCGTCACCTGGGTGACCCGCGAAGCGCTGGAAGACTTCAACTATCAAGGACTGGATATCAAAAAGGGAACGACGGTCCACCTGTTCAGCCAAGCGGCGGGTACCGATCCGAGCGTATTCGAAAATCCCGGATTCGATATCACGGCCAAACGCCAGGCGCACTTCGGTTTTGGCGCAGGCGCTCACCATTGCATCGGACACTTCATTGCCCGCGGCGACATGACCGAAGCCTTGGCGCTTCTGGCACAACGCATCAAAAACCCGCGTTTCAACGGCGAGGTGCAATGGCTGCCGGACAGCGGCAACACGGGCCCTATTGCGATGCCCATGGCGTTCGACCCAGAGGTGTAA
- a CDS encoding alpha/beta fold hydrolase, with product MRPEIAVLDIQGQYRVYTEFYRADAAEKTIILVNGSMATTASFAQTVKSLYPQFNVVLYDQPYAGRSKIHNRHEQMLTKEVEGQILLELIDHFAAEHVLSFSWGGAAALIALAHRPRRVEKAVISSFSPVINAPMRDYLERGVDYLGNLDRHGVGHLVNSTIGKHLPSLFKRFNYKHVSSLAEHEYGQMHFHISQVLHSDRLCYLKAARQIDVPVLFLNGEWDEYTSAEDAQLFGQYVANSSFSTLQATGHFLDMEHKAACRDSREAVVSFLKPARQASRLRYHQGQTQHAFAI from the coding sequence ATGAGGCCAGAAATCGCTGTGTTGGATATACAGGGTCAGTATCGGGTTTACACGGAGTTCTATCGCGCGGACGCTGCGGAAAAGACCATCATCCTGGTCAACGGCTCCATGGCCACCACGGCGTCCTTCGCCCAAACCGTGAAAAGCCTGTACCCGCAATTCAATGTGGTGTTGTACGACCAGCCCTACGCTGGTCGTTCCAAAATCCATAACCGCCATGAGCAGATGCTGACGAAGGAAGTCGAAGGCCAGATCCTGCTGGAACTCATCGACCACTTCGCCGCCGAACACGTGCTGTCCTTCTCCTGGGGCGGCGCCGCGGCCCTGATCGCCCTTGCCCACCGTCCCCGCCGCGTGGAAAAGGCAGTCATCAGCTCGTTCTCCCCGGTGATCAACGCCCCCATGCGCGACTACCTCGAACGTGGCGTCGACTATCTGGGCAATCTCGACCGTCACGGCGTCGGCCACTTGGTCAACAGCACCATCGGCAAACACTTGCCGTCACTGTTCAAGCGCTTCAACTACAAGCACGTGAGCAGCCTGGCCGAGCACGAATACGGGCAGATGCACTTTCACATCAGCCAAGTGCTGCACAGCGACCGGCTGTGCTACCTCAAGGCGGCGCGGCAGATCGACGTGCCGGTGTTGTTCCTGAACGGTGAATGGGACGAATACACCAGCGCCGAGGATGCCCAGTTGTTCGGCCAATACGTGGCGAACAGCAGCTTCAGCACCCTCCAGGCCACCGGGCATTTTCTGGACATGGAGCACAAGGCCGCCTGCCGGGACAGTCGCGAAGCGGTGGTGAGCTTTCTGAAACCGGCGCGCCAGGCCAGTCGATTGCGTTATCACCAGGGCCAAACCCAACATGCCTTCGCAATCTGA
- a CDS encoding LysR family transcriptional regulator, whose amino-acid sequence MELSQLAMFKAVADQGSIVRASELLHCVPSNITNRIKILENELGVSLFIRKGRGLIISPSGRLFLSYANKILSLCQESQRALDPTAAPSGNLKIGAIESSAIGRLPRLLSKYHCLYPSVQMQFSTGDWSQLLSDVVDHNLDGAVVAVGIEHADIESAEIYKEELVLIASPAAGTIREPEDLRGVDIFMWPEGCPYRKSLVNWLDLHNVSSFITSIASYGTILGCVSSGAGVSLVPRGVFEQFRLIGGICGHVLSDLLPVQNYFIWNKHVEFHRAKDKFAELLKEEFKDV is encoded by the coding sequence ATGGAGCTCTCTCAGCTGGCTATGTTCAAAGCAGTTGCTGATCAAGGTAGTATTGTCCGCGCTTCTGAACTGTTGCATTGTGTTCCGTCAAATATAACGAACAGAATCAAAATATTAGAAAATGAGTTAGGCGTCTCGTTATTTATAAGAAAGGGGAGGGGGCTAATCATCAGTCCTTCTGGGAGGTTGTTTCTCAGTTACGCTAACAAGATCTTGTCTTTATGTCAGGAGTCCCAAAGAGCTCTCGATCCTACAGCGGCACCATCGGGGAACTTAAAAATCGGCGCCATAGAGTCTTCGGCTATAGGTAGGTTGCCCAGGCTGCTGTCAAAGTATCATTGTCTTTATCCATCTGTGCAAATGCAGTTTAGTACTGGAGATTGGTCACAGTTATTAAGCGATGTCGTTGATCATAATCTAGATGGGGCAGTTGTTGCTGTCGGAATTGAACATGCAGATATTGAAAGTGCTGAGATTTACAAGGAGGAATTAGTACTGATAGCCTCTCCAGCTGCGGGAACTATACGTGAGCCAGAAGATCTTAGGGGCGTAGATATTTTCATGTGGCCTGAAGGATGCCCTTACAGGAAATCATTGGTAAATTGGTTGGATCTTCATAATGTGTCGAGTTTCATAACTAGTATCGCAAGTTATGGCACTATTCTCGGTTGCGTGAGTTCGGGGGCGGGAGTGTCGTTAGTTCCTAGGGGGGTCTTTGAGCAGTTTAGACTGATCGGAGGTATCTGTGGGCACGTACTTAGCGACTTGCTCCCCGTGCAAAATTATTTTATATGGAATAAGCATGTTGAGTTTCATCGTGCAAAAGATAAGTTTGCAGAGCTGCTAAAAGAAGAGTTCAAAGACGTATGA
- a CDS encoding substrate-binding periplasmic protein codes for MIDNAHPTAEFRVICANLPAPPLFWRDDTGFRHGYESDLGRLLARTLGLPFQFAYQNWADFYPALQAGKGDVILCGQGISDHRKTLADFTEPYAVFDEAVMIRRGANLRSASDLVGKKVGAIAQSLNMALAETFTGCICVPFGGDSDDVLGDMVTALRDGKIDAFVDDDVALVPLAEEADLEIGFSVPTQNKWGIAIKKGDDVWLAQVNEALAIVKSNGQLERLWRKWMPSLSYPFPTS; via the coding sequence ATGATCGACAACGCTCATCCAACAGCCGAATTCCGGGTTATTTGTGCCAACCTCCCTGCTCCACCGCTGTTCTGGAGAGATGACACAGGGTTCCGCCATGGCTACGAGTCCGACCTGGGCAGGCTACTGGCGCGCACACTTGGCCTGCCGTTTCAGTTCGCTTATCAAAACTGGGCGGATTTTTATCCCGCGCTGCAGGCCGGGAAAGGCGACGTCATTTTGTGCGGCCAGGGTATTTCTGACCATCGCAAAACCCTGGCTGACTTCACTGAGCCCTACGCAGTGTTCGATGAAGCGGTGATGATTCGACGTGGTGCCAATCTGCGATCTGCATCCGACCTCGTCGGCAAGAAAGTCGGTGCCATCGCGCAAAGCTTGAACATGGCACTGGCAGAAACGTTCACCGGGTGTATTTGCGTGCCTTTCGGTGGCGACAGTGACGATGTTTTGGGTGACATGGTGACGGCACTGCGCGACGGAAAAATCGATGCCTTCGTAGATGACGACGTTGCCTTGGTACCCCTGGCCGAAGAAGCAGATCTCGAAATCGGCTTCAGTGTTCCCACTCAAAACAAGTGGGGCATTGCGATCAAAAAGGGCGATGACGTCTGGCTCGCGCAAGTCAATGAAGCCCTCGCGATAGTCAAATCGAACGGTCAACTGGAGCGGCTTTGGCGGAAGTGGATGCCTTCGCTGAGCTACCCTTTCCCGACCAGTTGA
- a CDS encoding glutamine synthetase family protein yields MTALDLHREFNTSAQASQELVKRIKDAGVEYLYYQVVTLSGRVIAKVVPAKHLLRNLEKGVQFHRTAVSDLQTSRSGELLGGGAQAAEFTAIPDIDSFNVLPWDKSIGSFFCRMYEPDHRLENGGAPLGTDARGHLIRSHQAFIKETGLRMKSGCEPEMTWFGDKLEVQVRPGASPAYHMGNLELMRPIYKRVMEYAISMGLDMIEGDYEDPGQLELNWMFDSCELTADRLMTYRLICRQVASEFGVKASFMPKPSTGSMGNGCHHNVSLWKDDRNVLAEPGRRELHLTDVGLHALGGMLAHAPGSMMIMASTVNSYKRFWDTGQFAPTRINWGMDNKTCTVRLSANGRLEYKLPDASVNPYLSHTALLAGMLDGIRNKTSPGQPESKDSYVDGGESVGIPLTLGDALAAFDRDDVVRSAFPAELTQLYRELKADEWARSCGVVTDWERKMYLDYLP; encoded by the coding sequence ATGACTGCGTTAGACCTGCACAGAGAATTCAACACCAGCGCCCAAGCCTCTCAGGAACTGGTTAAACGCATCAAAGATGCCGGCGTCGAATACCTCTACTACCAAGTTGTCACCCTCTCCGGTCGTGTCATTGCCAAGGTAGTGCCGGCCAAGCATTTGTTGCGCAACCTTGAAAAAGGCGTGCAGTTCCACCGTACCGCCGTGTCCGACCTGCAAACATCCCGGTCTGGAGAACTGCTGGGCGGGGGCGCGCAAGCAGCCGAATTCACCGCGATTCCCGACATCGACAGCTTCAACGTGCTTCCCTGGGATAAATCCATCGGGTCGTTCTTCTGCCGCATGTACGAGCCGGACCACCGTCTCGAAAACGGTGGTGCGCCGCTGGGTACCGACGCCCGTGGGCATCTGATCCGTTCACACCAAGCCTTCATCAAGGAAACTGGCTTACGGATGAAGTCGGGCTGCGAGCCGGAAATGACCTGGTTCGGTGACAAGCTGGAAGTACAAGTCCGCCCGGGAGCAAGCCCGGCCTATCACATGGGCAACCTTGAACTCATGCGGCCGATCTACAAACGCGTCATGGAATATGCGATTTCCATGGGCCTGGACATGATCGAAGGCGATTACGAAGATCCGGGTCAGCTCGAACTGAACTGGATGTTCGACTCGTGCGAGCTGACTGCCGATCGCCTGATGACTTATCGCTTGATCTGCCGCCAGGTGGCGAGCGAGTTTGGCGTCAAGGCGAGCTTCATGCCAAAGCCGAGCACCGGCAGCATGGGGAACGGTTGCCACCACAACGTCAGCCTGTGGAAAGACGACCGCAATGTTTTGGCCGAGCCTGGTCGCCGTGAATTGCACCTGACAGATGTCGGCCTGCACGCCCTGGGTGGCATGCTCGCTCACGCGCCTGGCTCCATGATGATCATGGCGTCGACCGTAAACTCCTACAAACGCTTCTGGGACACCGGCCAGTTCGCACCGACTCGAATCAACTGGGGCATGGACAACAAAACCTGCACTGTTCGCCTGTCGGCCAACGGTCGCCTGGAGTACAAGCTCCCCGACGCCAGTGTGAACCCGTACCTTTCCCACACCGCGCTTCTCGCCGGAATGCTGGACGGCATCCGCAATAAAACCAGCCCAGGCCAGCCCGAGAGCAAAGACAGCTATGTCGACGGTGGCGAGTCGGTCGGCATCCCTCTCACCCTCGGCGATGCGCTTGCAGCGTTTGACCGGGACGACGTCGTTCGCAGCGCATTCCCTGCCGAGTTGACCCAGCTCTACCGTGAATTGAAGGCTGACGAGTGGGCGCGCTCTTGCGGCGTAGTGACCGATTGGGAACGCAAAATGTACCTGGACTACCTGCCATGA
- a CDS encoding sulfite exporter TauE/SafE family protein has protein sequence MSFDQALMVLGFFAFCGGLIDAAVGGGGLVQIPALLHALPQQSLATVFGTNKLAVLAGNLSSIFRYLKRIKIVWRLMLPTMLSAFLFAFLGAASVSIVPKKLMELVVFFILVAMAIYTFTEKNLGLFSHNIHYGKKEIILGVFFGGLIGFYDGVFGPGSGSLLLFVFVKFFGFDFLNASASAKLVNLGTFSAALIFFVPSGNVLWTVGGVVAICNIAGSLTGVFLALRYGSGFIRIFFLVLLLFLIGRMGLTIFNNHLIN, from the coding sequence ATGAGTTTTGACCAAGCTTTAATGGTTCTGGGCTTTTTCGCCTTTTGCGGCGGTTTGATAGACGCTGCGGTAGGAGGTGGCGGGCTTGTACAAATCCCAGCACTTTTACATGCCCTACCTCAGCAATCCCTTGCCACCGTTTTTGGCACTAACAAATTAGCTGTTCTGGCTGGAAACCTATCCTCAATATTTAGATATTTAAAAAGAATAAAAATCGTATGGAGGCTGATGCTCCCCACCATGCTTTCCGCATTTTTATTTGCATTTCTTGGCGCCGCCTCAGTCTCTATTGTGCCAAAAAAACTGATGGAACTTGTTGTCTTTTTTATCCTTGTAGCAATGGCTATTTATACTTTTACAGAAAAAAATCTGGGCCTGTTCAGCCACAACATACACTACGGAAAAAAGGAAATTATATTAGGCGTTTTTTTTGGCGGTCTCATTGGTTTTTATGATGGTGTTTTTGGACCAGGTAGTGGAAGCCTTCTGCTTTTTGTTTTTGTTAAATTTTTTGGCTTCGATTTTTTAAACGCATCAGCATCTGCAAAGCTGGTCAACTTGGGAACATTTAGTGCAGCCCTTATATTTTTTGTTCCATCTGGTAATGTCTTATGGACAGTAGGTGGCGTGGTGGCAATTTGTAATATCGCAGGCTCGCTCACTGGAGTTTTTTTAGCACTACGTTATGGAAGCGGATTCATTAGGATATTTTTCTTAGTTCTGCTTTTATTCTTAATAGGGAGAATGGGGCTAACCATATTTAACAACCACCTTATTAATTAA
- a CDS encoding type 1 glutamine amidotransferase: protein MIEKWLSPFLPEATFTYLSVVRGETLPAPDDFEGFILTGSKHSTYERSPWMLELIALLQRLRQKRIPVFGICFGHQIMADAYGGLNAKSDKGWGVGAQQYTYDIPDLPACSASFVFHQDQVQSIPPQATRIGGSTHCENGVFSYSFPAISVQYHPEFSSEYTQALAKKFRADLLGDYVSANALDAIAHLPVDASPVAKWVADFFRTYRAK, encoded by the coding sequence ATGATCGAGAAGTGGCTATCCCCTTTTCTTCCCGAAGCCACGTTCACCTATCTATCCGTCGTGCGCGGAGAAACACTCCCAGCCCCGGATGACTTTGAAGGTTTTATCCTGACGGGATCGAAACACAGCACCTATGAGCGCAGCCCATGGATGCTGGAACTGATCGCCCTGCTGCAGCGGCTCAGGCAGAAACGCATTCCCGTCTTCGGTATTTGCTTTGGTCATCAGATCATGGCGGATGCGTATGGAGGGCTGAATGCGAAATCTGACAAAGGTTGGGGTGTCGGCGCCCAGCAATACACCTACGACATACCCGACCTTCCAGCCTGCAGCGCGTCCTTTGTGTTCCATCAAGACCAGGTTCAAAGCATTCCGCCGCAAGCGACACGTATAGGCGGATCAACCCATTGCGAAAACGGAGTGTTCAGCTACTCGTTTCCGGCTATCTCCGTGCAGTACCACCCCGAATTCTCGTCCGAATATACCCAGGCGCTGGCGAAAAAATTTCGAGCCGACCTGCTTGGCGACTATGTCTCAGCCAACGCGCTGGACGCCATCGCTCATCTACCGGTGGATGCGTCTCCTGTCGCGAAATGGGTCGCGGATTTCTTCCGTACCTATCGCGCGAAGTAG
- a CDS encoding flavodoxin domain-containing protein, which translates to MNIHVLYGTETGNAEMVADDIVDALSADVSIESFDMSKCSVADLSADVFYFIVCSTYGDGELPQSAQPFFDALNSQRPDLSGLRFAVFGLGDSFYETFNRGSEIIAQTLTELGAEQVGERGMHDASAGQLPGDIAMPWAKAVLSGL; encoded by the coding sequence ATGAACATTCATGTCCTCTACGGCACAGAAACCGGCAACGCTGAAATGGTCGCCGACGATATCGTCGATGCACTCAGCGCAGATGTGAGTATCGAAAGCTTCGACATGTCTAAATGCTCAGTCGCCGATCTGTCGGCGGACGTGTTCTATTTCATTGTGTGCTCGACCTATGGTGACGGCGAACTACCGCAATCAGCCCAACCCTTCTTCGACGCGCTGAACAGTCAACGACCCGACCTGTCCGGACTTCGGTTCGCGGTCTTTGGCCTGGGCGACAGCTTCTATGAAACCTTCAATCGGGGCAGCGAGATCATTGCGCAGACACTGACTGAGCTGGGCGCCGAGCAAGTAGGCGAACGAGGGATGCATGACGCCAGCGCAGGGCAACTGCCAGGTGACATCGCAATGCCCTGGGCCAAGGCCGTTTTGTCAGGACTGTGA
- a CDS encoding type 1 glutamine amidotransferase encodes MKSPRAIAIIHADTDVPGSLPELFGEQGLDLDIVSISQALPAPEALDIVVVMGSPESAYDHRLSWLDAELSWLKAVQARGVPTLGICFGSQLLARALGGQVYRNSTAEIGWTEVQTLQDEWAHKGPWLNFHFDAFTPPPGSTLLAKTDLAPQAYRKGKSMGVQFHPEIDAQMFDTWTDYWRHTEEGQRFLASAGDLPERMRAEIQAKEAGNRANCRLLLEDFLGAI; translated from the coding sequence ATGAAGTCGCCGCGCGCCATTGCAATTATTCACGCCGATACGGATGTCCCCGGCAGCCTGCCCGAGCTCTTTGGTGAGCAAGGTCTCGATTTGGACATCGTTTCCATCAGCCAGGCCCTGCCAGCCCCGGAAGCGCTCGACATCGTTGTGGTGATGGGCAGCCCGGAATCGGCCTACGACCATCGATTGTCGTGGTTGGACGCCGAGCTCAGTTGGCTGAAGGCAGTTCAAGCGCGAGGCGTGCCGACCCTGGGGATCTGCTTTGGCAGCCAGTTGCTCGCCCGTGCACTCGGGGGGCAGGTCTATCGAAATTCCACGGCGGAGATCGGTTGGACTGAAGTTCAAACGCTTCAGGACGAATGGGCCCACAAGGGCCCGTGGCTCAATTTCCATTTTGACGCCTTTACCCCGCCTCCCGGCTCGACCTTGTTGGCGAAGACCGACCTGGCGCCCCAGGCCTACCGCAAAGGCAAGTCCATGGGGGTGCAGTTCCATCCGGAAATCGATGCCCAGATGTTCGATACATGGACTGACTACTGGCGCCATACCGAAGAAGGGCAGCGGTTTCTAGCCAGCGCCGGCGATCTGCCAGAACGAATGCGCGCAGAGATTCAGGCCAAAGAGGCCGGTAATCGCGCCAACTGTCGCCTGCTGCTTGAGGATTTTTTAGGCGCTATCTGA
- a CDS encoding aldehyde dehydrogenase, producing the protein MQPLTLSDWESKAAQLKIEGRAFVNGAYVSAAADTVFECISPVDGRFLANVASCDAADADHAVKVARATFDAGVWSRSSPVSRKQAMLRFADLLDQNAEELALLETLDMGKPISDALNVDVPCASDAIRWSGEAIDKIYDEVAATPHDQLGLVTREPIGVVAAIVPWNFPLMMACWKLGPALASGNSVILKPSEKSPLTALRIAQLAVDAGIPAGVLNVLPGYGHTVGKALAVHMDVDTIVFTGSTRIAKQLLIYSGESNMKRVWLEAGGKSPNIVFADAADLHAAAESAAAAIAFNQGEVCTAGSRLLVERSIKDTFLAMVIEALKGWTPGNPLDPETNVGALVDTQQMNNVLAYIEAGHKDGAQLVIGGERVLQETGGTYVQPTIFDGVSNAMRIAQEEIFGPVLSVITFDSVEEAISIANDSQYGLAAAVWTADISKAHLTAKALRAGSVWINQYDGGDMTAPFGGFKQSGNGRDKSLHAFDKYTELKATWIKL; encoded by the coding sequence ATGCAACCGTTAACTTTGAGCGATTGGGAAAGCAAAGCTGCACAGCTGAAGATTGAAGGACGCGCGTTCGTCAATGGCGCGTATGTGAGTGCTGCGGCAGACACCGTTTTTGAGTGCATCAGCCCGGTCGACGGGCGCTTTCTTGCCAACGTTGCCAGCTGCGATGCTGCCGATGCGGATCACGCCGTCAAGGTCGCTCGCGCCACCTTTGACGCGGGTGTGTGGTCCCGTTCATCGCCGGTTTCACGCAAGCAGGCGATGCTGCGTTTTGCCGATCTGTTGGATCAGAACGCCGAGGAGCTAGCGCTTCTGGAAACACTCGACATGGGTAAGCCGATTTCGGATGCGCTGAATGTCGATGTGCCTTGCGCCTCTGACGCCATCCGTTGGAGTGGCGAGGCAATCGACAAGATTTACGACGAAGTGGCAGCGACACCTCACGACCAGTTAGGCCTGGTCACCCGTGAGCCGATCGGCGTTGTCGCGGCGATCGTGCCGTGGAACTTCCCGTTGATGATGGCTTGCTGGAAGTTGGGCCCCGCATTGGCTTCGGGTAACTCGGTGATTCTCAAACCCTCGGAAAAGTCGCCGCTGACCGCCCTTCGTATCGCCCAATTGGCCGTTGATGCCGGCATTCCTGCGGGCGTCTTGAACGTACTGCCGGGCTACGGGCACACCGTAGGTAAGGCGCTCGCCGTGCATATGGACGTCGATACCATCGTCTTCACGGGCTCGACCAGGATCGCCAAGCAACTCCTGATCTACTCCGGCGAATCCAACATGAAGCGCGTATGGCTGGAGGCAGGTGGCAAGAGCCCCAACATCGTGTTTGCCGACGCTGCCGATCTGCACGCCGCCGCAGAGTCCGCTGCCGCCGCGATCGCCTTCAATCAGGGCGAGGTGTGTACCGCAGGTTCCCGTCTGCTCGTCGAGCGCTCGATCAAAGACACATTCCTTGCGATGGTCATCGAAGCACTGAAAGGCTGGACCCCCGGCAACCCCCTTGATCCGGAAACCAACGTGGGCGCCCTGGTCGACACTCAGCAGATGAACAACGTGCTGGCCTACATCGAGGCGGGCCACAAGGATGGTGCGCAGTTGGTCATCGGTGGCGAACGCGTTCTTCAGGAAACCGGCGGGACGTATGTGCAGCCGACCATTTTCGATGGCGTCAGCAATGCGATGAGAATCGCTCAGGAAGAGATTTTCGGGCCGGTTCTGTCGGTCATCACGTTCGACTCGGTTGAAGAAGCCATCTCGATCGCCAACGACTCCCAATATGGCCTGGCCGCGGCGGTGTGGACGGCGGACATCTCCAAGGCACACCTCACCGCCAAAGCCCTGCGGGCGGGCAGTGTGTGGATCAATCAATACGATGGCGGTGACATGACGGCCCCCTTTGGCGGATTCAAGCAGTCGGGCAACGGTCGCGACAAATCGCTCCATGCGTTCGATAAGTACACCGAGCTGAAAGCTACCTGGATCAAGCTGTAG